The following are encoded together in the Kwoniella europaea PYCC6329 chromosome 1, complete sequence genome:
- a CDS encoding iron donor protein CyaY, whose protein sequence is MASSSRSTLLKGIRSISHSRSIRRSSTPLPRISSQCQRHGQHTASSLRIPSLSPKQQLRAFMSSSRYQTEQGEKPASTLSPEEYEQVSERDMDILHENLEIYVEQFGENDWEVEYSSGVMTLSLPPHGTYVINKQPPNLQIWMSSPLSGPSRFDYITSKGWVHHRDETIVFKDLLDKELRELLKRQGKEDEAKEWDGTGL, encoded by the exons ATGGCCTCCTCCTCACGATCCACTCTACTCAAGGGCATTCGTTCCATCTCTCATTCGCGGAGTATACGACGTTCCTCAACTCCTTTACCACGTATCTCCTCTCAATGTCAGCGACATGGTCAACACACAGCGTCCTCCTTGCGCATACCGTCATTATCCCCCAAACAACAGCTGAGAGCATTTATGAGTAGCTCCAGGTATCAGACGGAACAAGGAGAGAAACC CGCATCAACATTATCTCCAGAAGAGTACGAGCAAGTCTCTGAACGGGATATGGACATCTTACATGAGAATTTGGAGATTTACGTTGAGCAGTTTGGAGAGAATGATTGGGAGGTTGAATAtagt TCCGGCGTAATGACTCTCTCCCTCCCACCTCACGGTACATACGTGATCAACAAGCAACCCCCCAATTTACAAATATGGATGTCATCCCCTTTATCTGGTCCATCGCGATTCGACTATATAACCTCCAAAGGATGGGTTCATCATAGAGATGAGACGATAGTGTTTAAGGATCTGTTGGACAAGGAATTGAGGGAGTTGTTGAAAAGACaagggaaggaggatgaagcgaaggaatgggatggtacAGGATTATAA